A window of the Equus przewalskii isolate Varuska chromosome 10, EquPr2, whole genome shotgun sequence genome harbors these coding sequences:
- the TRPV3 gene encoding transient receptor potential cation channel subfamily V member 3 isoform X2 codes for MNAHPKEMMPLMGRRATIPGAHPAILQEKRPAELTPTKKSAHFFLEIEGFEPNPTVTKTSPPVFSKPMDSNIRQCVSGNCDDMDSPQSPQDDVTETPSNPNSPSANLAKEERRRTKRRLKKRIFAAVSEGCVEELLELLAELLEMCKRRRSVDVPDFLMHKLTASDTGKTCLMKALLNINPNTKEIVRILLAFAEENDILDRFINAAYTEEAYEGQTALNIAIERRQGDITAALIAAGADVNAHAKGVFFNPKYQHEGFYFGETPLALAACTNQPEIVQLLMENEQTDITSQDSQGNNILHALVTVAEDFKTQNDFVKRMYDMILLRSGNWELETTRNKDGLTPPQLAAKLGKAEILKYILSREIREKPLRSLSRKFTDWAYGPVSSSLYDLTNVDTTTDNSVLEIIVYNTTIDNRHEMLTLEPLHTLLHMKWKKFAKYMFFLSFCFYFFYNITLTLVSYYRPREEEALPHPLALTHKMGWLQLLGRMFVLIWAMCISVKEGIAIFLLRPSDLQSILSDAWFHFVLVPRLPGTGHGPGLGEHALLHAGIPVHGHVQRHDPEGHFARCSEVLVCIYRVLTWIWTLASLIEKCSKDNKNCSSYGSFSDAVLELFKLTIGLGDLNIQQNSKYPILFLFLLITYVILTFVLLLNMLIALMGETVENISKESERIWRLQRARTILEFEKMLPEWLRSRFQMGELCKVAEEDFRLCLRINEVKWTEWKTHVSFLNEDPGPGRRTDDFNKIQDSSRSNSKTTLNAFDEIEEFPETSV; via the exons ATGAATGCCCACCCCAAGGAGATGATGCCCCTCATGGGCAGACGAGCCACCATCCCCGGTGCGCACCCTGCCATCCTGCAGGAGAAGAGGCCGGCGGAGCTCACCCCCACCAAGAAGAG TGCACACTTCTTCCTGGAGATAGAAGGATTCGAGCCCAACCCCACTGTCACCAAGACCTCTCCCCCTGTCTTCTCCAAGCCCATGGACTCCAACATTCGGCAGTG cgTCTCCGGCAACTGTGATGACATGGACTCCCCGCAATCTCCTCAGGATGACGTGACAGAGACCCCATCTAATCCCAACAGCCCCAG TGCAAACCTGGCCAAGGAAGAGCGGAGGCGAACAAAGAGGCGGCTGAAGAAGCGCATCTTCGCGGCCGTGTCGGAGGGCTGCGTGGAGGAGTTGTTGGAGCTGCTGGCCGAGCTGCTGGAGATGTGCAAGCGGCGCCGCAGCGTGGACGTGCCTG ACTTCCTCATGCACAAGCTGACGGCCTCCGACACGGGGAAGACCTGCCTGATGAAGGCCTTGTTAAACATCAACCCCAACACCAAGGAGATCGTGCGGATCCTGCTGGCCTTCGCGGAGGAGAACGACATCCTGGACAGGTTCATCAACGCTGCGTACACAGAGGAGGCCTATGAAG GGCAGACGGCGCTGAACATTGCCATCGAGCGGCGGCAGGGAGACATCACTGCGGCGCTGATAGCGGCGGGCGCCGACGTCAACGCCCACGCCAAGGGAGTCTTCTTCAACCCCAAGTACCAGCACGAAGGCTTCTACTTTG gcgAGACACCCCTGGCCCTGGCAGCCTGCACCAACCAGCCCGAGATTGTGCAGCTGCTGATGGAGAATGAGCAGACGGACATCACCTCACAGGACTCGCAGGGAAACAACATCCTGCACGCGCTGGTGACGGTGGCCGAGGACTTCAAGACGCAGAATGACTTCGTTAAGCGCATGTACGACATGATCCTGCTGAGGAGTGGCAACTGGGAACTAGAGACCACGCGCAACAAGGACGGCCTCACACCGCCGCAGCTGGCTGCCAAGTTGGGCAAGGCCGAG atCTTGAAGTACATCCTCAGTCGTGAGATCAGGGAGAAGCCGCTCCGGAGCTTGTCCAGGAAGTTCACGGACTGGGCGTACGGGCCCGTGTCATCCTCCCTCTACGACCTCACCAACGTGGACACCACGACAGACAACTCGGTGCTGGAAATCATTGTCTACAACACCACTATCGAT AACCGGCATGAGATGCTGACCCTGGAGCCCCTGCACACACTGCTGCACATGAAGTGGAAGAAGTTTGCCAAGTACATGTTCTTCTTGtccttctgcttttattttttctacaacATCACCCTGACTCTCGTCTCTTACTACCGCCCCCGGGAGGAGGAG gccCTCCCACACCCCTTGGCCCTGACGCACAAGATGGGGTGGCTGCAGCTCTTAGGAAGGATGTTCGTGCTCATCTGGGCCATGTGCATTTCTGTGAAAGAG GGCATCGCGATCTTCCTGCTGAGACCCTCAGACCTGCAGTCCATCCTCTCGGATGCCTGGTTTCACTTTGTCTT AGTACCTCGCCTGCCTGGTACTGGCCATGGCCCTGGGCTGGGCGAACATGCTCTACTACACGCGGGGATTCCAGTCCATGGGCATGTACAGCGTCATGATCCAGAAG gtCATTTTGCACGATGTTCTGAAGTTCTTGTTTGTATATATCGTGTTCTTACTTGGATTTGGA CCCTGGCGTCGCTGATCGAGAAGTGTTCCAAGGACAATAAGAACTGCAGCTCCTACGGCAGCTTCAGCGACGCGGTGCTGGAGCTCTTCAAGCTCACCATAGGCCTGGGCGACCTGAACATCCAGCAGAACTCCAAGTACCCCATCCTCTTTCTGTTCCTGCTCATCACCTACGTCATCCTCACCTTTGTCCTCCTCCTCAACATGCTCATTGCCCTCATGGGAGAGACCGTGGAGAACATCTCCAAGGAGAGTGAGCGCATCTGGCGCTTACAG AGAGCCAGGACGATCTTGGAGTTTGAGAAAATGTTGCCAGAATGGCTGAGGAGCAGGTTCCAGATGGGAGAGCTGTGTAAGGTGGCAGAGGAAGATTTCCGACTGTGTTTGCG GATCAACGAGGTGAAGTGGACCGAGTGGAAAACACACGTTTCCTTCCTCAATGAGGATCCAGGGCCCGGGCGACGGACAG atgatttcaACAAAATCCAAGATTCTTCCAGGAGCAACAGCAAAACCACCCTCAATGCATTTGACGAAATAGAAGAATTTCCGGAAACTTCAGTGTAG
- the TRPV3 gene encoding transient receptor potential cation channel subfamily V member 3 isoform X1, which translates to MNAHPKEMMPLMGRRATIPGAHPAILQEKRPAELTPTKKSAHFFLEIEGFEPNPTVTKTSPPVFSKPMDSNIRQCVSGNCDDMDSPQSPQDDVTETPSNPNSPSANLAKEERRRTKRRLKKRIFAAVSEGCVEELLELLAELLEMCKRRRSVDVPDFLMHKLTASDTGKTCLMKALLNINPNTKEIVRILLAFAEENDILDRFINAAYTEEAYEGQTALNIAIERRQGDITAALIAAGADVNAHAKGVFFNPKYQHEGFYFGETPLALAACTNQPEIVQLLMENEQTDITSQDSQGNNILHALVTVAEDFKTQNDFVKRMYDMILLRSGNWELETTRNKDGLTPPQLAAKLGKAEILKYILSREIREKPLRSLSRKFTDWAYGPVSSSLYDLTNVDTTTDNSVLEIIVYNTTIDNRHEMLTLEPLHTLLHMKWKKFAKYMFFLSFCFYFFYNITLTLVSYYRPREEEALPHPLALTHKMGWLQLLGRMFVLIWAMCISVKEGIAIFLLRPSDLQSILSDAWFHFVFFVQAVLVILSVFLYLFAYKEYLACLVLAMALGWANMLYYTRGFQSMGMYSVMIQKVILHDVLKFLFVYIVFLLGFGVALASLIEKCSKDNKNCSSYGSFSDAVLELFKLTIGLGDLNIQQNSKYPILFLFLLITYVILTFVLLLNMLIALMGETVENISKESERIWRLQRARTILEFEKMLPEWLRSRFQMGELCKVAEEDFRLCLRINEVKWTEWKTHVSFLNEDPGPGRRTDDFNKIQDSSRSNSKTTLNAFDEIEEFPETSV; encoded by the exons ATGAATGCCCACCCCAAGGAGATGATGCCCCTCATGGGCAGACGAGCCACCATCCCCGGTGCGCACCCTGCCATCCTGCAGGAGAAGAGGCCGGCGGAGCTCACCCCCACCAAGAAGAG TGCACACTTCTTCCTGGAGATAGAAGGATTCGAGCCCAACCCCACTGTCACCAAGACCTCTCCCCCTGTCTTCTCCAAGCCCATGGACTCCAACATTCGGCAGTG cgTCTCCGGCAACTGTGATGACATGGACTCCCCGCAATCTCCTCAGGATGACGTGACAGAGACCCCATCTAATCCCAACAGCCCCAG TGCAAACCTGGCCAAGGAAGAGCGGAGGCGAACAAAGAGGCGGCTGAAGAAGCGCATCTTCGCGGCCGTGTCGGAGGGCTGCGTGGAGGAGTTGTTGGAGCTGCTGGCCGAGCTGCTGGAGATGTGCAAGCGGCGCCGCAGCGTGGACGTGCCTG ACTTCCTCATGCACAAGCTGACGGCCTCCGACACGGGGAAGACCTGCCTGATGAAGGCCTTGTTAAACATCAACCCCAACACCAAGGAGATCGTGCGGATCCTGCTGGCCTTCGCGGAGGAGAACGACATCCTGGACAGGTTCATCAACGCTGCGTACACAGAGGAGGCCTATGAAG GGCAGACGGCGCTGAACATTGCCATCGAGCGGCGGCAGGGAGACATCACTGCGGCGCTGATAGCGGCGGGCGCCGACGTCAACGCCCACGCCAAGGGAGTCTTCTTCAACCCCAAGTACCAGCACGAAGGCTTCTACTTTG gcgAGACACCCCTGGCCCTGGCAGCCTGCACCAACCAGCCCGAGATTGTGCAGCTGCTGATGGAGAATGAGCAGACGGACATCACCTCACAGGACTCGCAGGGAAACAACATCCTGCACGCGCTGGTGACGGTGGCCGAGGACTTCAAGACGCAGAATGACTTCGTTAAGCGCATGTACGACATGATCCTGCTGAGGAGTGGCAACTGGGAACTAGAGACCACGCGCAACAAGGACGGCCTCACACCGCCGCAGCTGGCTGCCAAGTTGGGCAAGGCCGAG atCTTGAAGTACATCCTCAGTCGTGAGATCAGGGAGAAGCCGCTCCGGAGCTTGTCCAGGAAGTTCACGGACTGGGCGTACGGGCCCGTGTCATCCTCCCTCTACGACCTCACCAACGTGGACACCACGACAGACAACTCGGTGCTGGAAATCATTGTCTACAACACCACTATCGAT AACCGGCATGAGATGCTGACCCTGGAGCCCCTGCACACACTGCTGCACATGAAGTGGAAGAAGTTTGCCAAGTACATGTTCTTCTTGtccttctgcttttattttttctacaacATCACCCTGACTCTCGTCTCTTACTACCGCCCCCGGGAGGAGGAG gccCTCCCACACCCCTTGGCCCTGACGCACAAGATGGGGTGGCTGCAGCTCTTAGGAAGGATGTTCGTGCTCATCTGGGCCATGTGCATTTCTGTGAAAGAG GGCATCGCGATCTTCCTGCTGAGACCCTCAGACCTGCAGTCCATCCTCTCGGATGCCTGGTTTCACTTTGTCTT TTTTGTCCAAGCTGTGCTTGTGATACTGTCTGTCTTCTTGTACTTGTTTGCCTACAAAGAGTACCTCGCCTGCCTGGTACTGGCCATGGCCCTGGGCTGGGCGAACATGCTCTACTACACGCGGGGATTCCAGTCCATGGGCATGTACAGCGTCATGATCCAGAAG gtCATTTTGCACGATGTTCTGAAGTTCTTGTTTGTATATATCGTGTTCTTACTTGGATTTGGAGTAG CCCTGGCGTCGCTGATCGAGAAGTGTTCCAAGGACAATAAGAACTGCAGCTCCTACGGCAGCTTCAGCGACGCGGTGCTGGAGCTCTTCAAGCTCACCATAGGCCTGGGCGACCTGAACATCCAGCAGAACTCCAAGTACCCCATCCTCTTTCTGTTCCTGCTCATCACCTACGTCATCCTCACCTTTGTCCTCCTCCTCAACATGCTCATTGCCCTCATGGGAGAGACCGTGGAGAACATCTCCAAGGAGAGTGAGCGCATCTGGCGCTTACAG AGAGCCAGGACGATCTTGGAGTTTGAGAAAATGTTGCCAGAATGGCTGAGGAGCAGGTTCCAGATGGGAGAGCTGTGTAAGGTGGCAGAGGAAGATTTCCGACTGTGTTTGCG GATCAACGAGGTGAAGTGGACCGAGTGGAAAACACACGTTTCCTTCCTCAATGAGGATCCAGGGCCCGGGCGACGGACAG atgatttcaACAAAATCCAAGATTCTTCCAGGAGCAACAGCAAAACCACCCTCAATGCATTTGACGAAATAGAAGAATTTCCGGAAACTTCAGTGTAG